CGACGCATTAACTCTAAATCCGTGATACAACGCTCTACCGTCGTCGCACTAGCTTTAATCTGAATTGATTGTTCAAATACTTGACAAGATGACATTGATCTGCTTATAAATTGCTGGCTGAGAATTATCGGTAGTCGGACAAAAGTACAGTTAACTGTGCAGACAAGGCAACAGTAAGGGTTTCGGCCTTGATTACATTTCTTAACATAGTCTTGTTTATAGCCTTTCTCATCAAGATAAAGTGTAACCTAATTTGCTATGGACGACCGGCGATCGACTCCCCAAAACGAAAACTTCCTACCTCACCATTAAGATAACTGCTCTCAAGCTCACTTTTTCACTAGCTTGAGCAACTCTCGAAAACATTGGTGTAATCTCTCGATATTAACTGATAATAATATTGGTATCGATAACAAAGCGTCTAGTCATCTTCATTTAAGAGAGATTCTAAAATTTCAGTGGTTAATCCTCTCTCTTGTGCTTTTTGTCCAACAGTATCCATCGTTTTATATAATTTTTCCAGAGATTCTTTTCTAGATAAATTTGAATATTTAACATAAAAAGCGATTTTTTCTTCTATTTTTTGACGCTCTTCTTCCGTTGCATTCCAATAAGTTTCAGCAACATCTAAAAGGACTTTGATTTTAATTTCTGTTTGATAGTTTGTCATAATTATATTTTCTTGGTTTAGTAGTAAAGAAATTTAGTCGAAATTAATAGCCTCCCTTCAGCCAGCGTTACAGTTTAGAAGTTTCGGTTACTCTAGCGCATTGTTAAACCGATTGTCAAGTTTAGTTACTCTCAATTTAAGATATGTAATTTACTTTGGTTGCGAAAAACCAGTGCCGACAGTATAAGCGCCGGGAAAAGATTTTTTGTCAAGATTGGTTATAGCTTGAGTCAGGTTTGGGTAATTGGTGCTAGGATTATCAGAAGATTTTCTTTCGGCACTGGTAGAAAACAATTAGGAGGGGTTATGATCCCAGTTAATGAGGCTCAACAAAAGTTGCAGGATTTGATTGATTCGGTGACTGTGTCCCACGAACCCATTATTATTGAGGGATGCGATGGTAATGCAGTTTTGCTATCTGAAGGGCATTGGAAATCGGTACAAGAAACGTTATATCTCCTCTCAATTCCGGGGATGCGAGAATCAATTCGGGAGGGACTGGCAACGCCGGTTGAAGAATGTGCTGAGGAGCTAGAATGGTGAGATGGAAATTGGTTTACACCAAACAGGCGCAGAAAGACGCTATAGCGTTTTTCAGTCTGCTGAGGTACAAAAGTTATGGGTTTTAGGCAAAAGGCAAGAGGCAAAAGTCAAAAGGGAAGAAAAATATGTGTACCTCACTAGCTTATAGCGGTGTGCAGTCGTATTAGGTACAGTGTCACAAGCTATAAACCATGCTAGGCAAAGCTTGGTCTGTATCTCACTCAAGCGCTTACCGCTATAAGAAGCTTAATTCTAGTCATTTAAAAAATAAAGCGCAGATGTTGCTTGACATTCTTCAGGTCAATCCATTCCAAAATCCCCCGCCTTACGAAAA
This Microcystis wesenbergii NRERC-220 DNA region includes the following protein-coding sequences:
- a CDS encoding Txe/YoeB family addiction module toxin, which translates into the protein MLGKAWSVSHSSAYRYKKLNSSHLKNKAQMLLDILQVNPFQNPPPYEKLVGDLNGVYSRRISIQHRLVYEVIQSEGIVKILRMWTHYE
- a CDS encoding type II toxin-antitoxin system Phd/YefM family antitoxin, translated to MSQVWVIGARIIRRFSFGTGRKQLGGVMIPVNEAQQKLQDLIDSVTVSHEPIIIEGCDGNAVLLSEGHWKSVQETLYLLSIPGMRESIREGLATPVEECAEELEW